A genomic window from Camelus ferus isolate YT-003-E chromosome 9, BCGSAC_Cfer_1.0, whole genome shotgun sequence includes:
- the LOC102519632 gene encoding sialic acid-binding Ig-like lectin 14 isoform X2, protein MLRLLLPLLWAGSLAQVPRLEVQESVAVQEGLCVRVPCSIRPWGYWAISSPVHGYWFREGASVFQDAPVATNNPDREVLRETRGRFRLLGDPRNNDCSLDIRDAQRGDTGTYFFRVEGTSYMKYNYKKDQLSVNVMALTQTPDIHVQGALESGRPRNITCAVPWACERGTPPTFSWTGVAFTSLDPKTPHSSVLTLTPGPQDHGANLTCRVTFPGAGVSVERSVRLNMSYASLTVRVFRGNSTGTSCSCPQVFGEQQGTWPLVLTLLRGALMGAGFLLTYGLTWIYYTRCRGAQGDMAERCD, encoded by the exons ATGCTGcggctgctgctgcccctgctgtgGGCGG GGTCCCTGGCTCAGGTACCCCGGCTGGAAGTGCAGGAGTCCGTGGCGGTGCAGGAAGGCCTGTGTGTCCGCGTGCCCTGCTCCATCCGTCCTTGGGGCTACTGGGCTATCTCTAGTCCAGTTCATGGCTACTGGTTCCGGGAAGGGGCCAGCGTGTTCCAGGATGCTCCCGTGGCCACGAACAACCCAGATCGTGAGGTGCTGAGGGAGACCCGGGGCCGATTCCGCCTCCTTGGAGACCCCCGGAATAACGACTGCTCCCTGGACATCAGAGACGCACAGAGAGGGGACACGGGGACGTACTTCTTTAGGGTCGAAGGAACGTCttatatgaaatataattataaaaaagacCAGCTCTCCGTGAATGTGATGG ctctgacacAGACACCTGACATCCATGTCCAGGGGGCCCTAGAATCTGGCCGCCCCAGGAACATCACCTGTGCGGTGCCCTGGGCCTGTGAGAGGGGGACACCCCCGACCTTCTCCTGGACTGGTGTCGCCTTCACCTCCTTGGACCCCAAGACCCCCCATTCCTCAGTGCTCACCCTCACCCCGGGGCCCCAGGACCATGGCGCCAACCTCACGTGTCGAGTGACCTTCCCCGGAGCTGGCGTGAGTGTGGAGAGGAGCGTCAGGCTCAACATGTCCT atgcttcACTGACTGTCCGGGTCTTCCGGGGAAATAGCACAG gTACCTCCTGTTCCTGCCCCCAAGTCTTTGGGGAGCAGCAGGGCACCTGGCCCCTGGTCCTCACCTTGCTCAGGGGAGCCCTCATGGGGGCTGGTTTTCTTCTCACTTATGGCCTCACCTGGATCTATTATACCAG GTGCAGAGGCGCACAAGGGGATATGGCTGAGAGGTGTGACTGA
- the LOC102519632 gene encoding sialic acid-binding Ig-like lectin 14 isoform X1, producing MLRLLLPLLWAGSLAQVPRLEVQESVAVQEGLCVRVPCSIRPWGYWAISSPVHGYWFREGASVFQDAPVATNNPDREVLRETRGRFRLLGDPRNNDCSLDIRDAQRGDTGTYFFRVEGTSYMKYNYKKDQLSVNVMALTQTPDIHVQGALESGRPRNITCAVPWACERGTPPTFSWTGVAFTSLDPKTPHSSVLTLTPGPQDHGANLTCRVTFPGAGVSVERSVRLNMSYASLTVRVFRGNSTGGRVPGQNRGTSCSCPQVFGEQQGTWPLVLTLLRGALMGAGFLLTYGLTWIYYTRCRGAQGDMAERCD from the exons ATGCTGcggctgctgctgcccctgctgtgGGCGG GGTCCCTGGCTCAGGTACCCCGGCTGGAAGTGCAGGAGTCCGTGGCGGTGCAGGAAGGCCTGTGTGTCCGCGTGCCCTGCTCCATCCGTCCTTGGGGCTACTGGGCTATCTCTAGTCCAGTTCATGGCTACTGGTTCCGGGAAGGGGCCAGCGTGTTCCAGGATGCTCCCGTGGCCACGAACAACCCAGATCGTGAGGTGCTGAGGGAGACCCGGGGCCGATTCCGCCTCCTTGGAGACCCCCGGAATAACGACTGCTCCCTGGACATCAGAGACGCACAGAGAGGGGACACGGGGACGTACTTCTTTAGGGTCGAAGGAACGTCttatatgaaatataattataaaaaagacCAGCTCTCCGTGAATGTGATGG ctctgacacAGACACCTGACATCCATGTCCAGGGGGCCCTAGAATCTGGCCGCCCCAGGAACATCACCTGTGCGGTGCCCTGGGCCTGTGAGAGGGGGACACCCCCGACCTTCTCCTGGACTGGTGTCGCCTTCACCTCCTTGGACCCCAAGACCCCCCATTCCTCAGTGCTCACCCTCACCCCGGGGCCCCAGGACCATGGCGCCAACCTCACGTGTCGAGTGACCTTCCCCGGAGCTGGCGTGAGTGTGGAGAGGAGCGTCAGGCTCAACATGTCCT atgcttcACTGACTGTCCGGGTCTTCCGGGGAAATAGCACAGGTGGGAGAGTCCCTGGGCAGAACCGAG gTACCTCCTGTTCCTGCCCCCAAGTCTTTGGGGAGCAGCAGGGCACCTGGCCCCTGGTCCTCACCTTGCTCAGGGGAGCCCTCATGGGGGCTGGTTTTCTTCTCACTTATGGCCTCACCTGGATCTATTATACCAG GTGCAGAGGCGCACAAGGGGATATGGCTGAGAGGTGTGACTGA
- the LOC102519632 gene encoding myeloid cell surface antigen CD33-like isoform X3 encodes MLRLLLPLLWAGSLAQVPRLEVQESVAVQEGLCVRVPCSIRPWGYWAISSPVHGYWFREGASVFQDAPVATNNPDREVLRETRGRFRLLGDPRNNDCSLDIRDAQRGDTGTYFFRVEGTSYMKYNYKKDQLSVNVMALTQTPDIHVQGALESGRPRNITCAVPWACERGTPPTFSWTGVAFTSLDPKTPHSSVLTLTPGPQDHGANLTCRVTFPGAGVSVERSVRLNMSCTSCSCPQVFGEQQGTWPLVLTLLRGALMGAGFLLTYGLTWIYYTRCRGAQGDMAERCD; translated from the exons ATGCTGcggctgctgctgcccctgctgtgGGCGG GGTCCCTGGCTCAGGTACCCCGGCTGGAAGTGCAGGAGTCCGTGGCGGTGCAGGAAGGCCTGTGTGTCCGCGTGCCCTGCTCCATCCGTCCTTGGGGCTACTGGGCTATCTCTAGTCCAGTTCATGGCTACTGGTTCCGGGAAGGGGCCAGCGTGTTCCAGGATGCTCCCGTGGCCACGAACAACCCAGATCGTGAGGTGCTGAGGGAGACCCGGGGCCGATTCCGCCTCCTTGGAGACCCCCGGAATAACGACTGCTCCCTGGACATCAGAGACGCACAGAGAGGGGACACGGGGACGTACTTCTTTAGGGTCGAAGGAACGTCttatatgaaatataattataaaaaagacCAGCTCTCCGTGAATGTGATGG ctctgacacAGACACCTGACATCCATGTCCAGGGGGCCCTAGAATCTGGCCGCCCCAGGAACATCACCTGTGCGGTGCCCTGGGCCTGTGAGAGGGGGACACCCCCGACCTTCTCCTGGACTGGTGTCGCCTTCACCTCCTTGGACCCCAAGACCCCCCATTCCTCAGTGCTCACCCTCACCCCGGGGCCCCAGGACCATGGCGCCAACCTCACGTGTCGAGTGACCTTCCCCGGAGCTGGCGTGAGTGTGGAGAGGAGCGTCAGGCTCAACATGTCCT gTACCTCCTGTTCCTGCCCCCAAGTCTTTGGGGAGCAGCAGGGCACCTGGCCCCTGGTCCTCACCTTGCTCAGGGGAGCCCTCATGGGGGCTGGTTTTCTTCTCACTTATGGCCTCACCTGGATCTATTATACCAG GTGCAGAGGCGCACAAGGGGATATGGCTGAGAGGTGTGACTGA
- the LOC102519870 gene encoding sialic acid-binding Ig-like lectin 10 isoform X3, with product MHQYPPGLSFRLLPVPKASHSVLPQSRSKMLLPLLLAVLWGGSGALYPKFQLQVPKFVSVQEGLCVVVSCSLITYPPRGWTHATPAHGYWFRDPANTHTDPPVATNKPDQKVRKDTQGRFQLLGNLSQSCSLLIRDVQMEDAASYFFRLERGSYVQYNFKENMFYLEVTALTQKPEVYIPETLEPGHQVTLICVFNRIIEECPAPTFSWTGAAVSSHGAGPRTSYFSALTLTPRPQDHGTELTCRVDFSRKGVSTEKTVRLSVAYAPRDLVVSTSRANVSGTKGLLKVSGHGGMVVLLQPFCFLSASLSAALEPWGNSPHLEVQKGQFLRLLCAADSLPLATLSWSLEDRVLSWSHPSGSRTLELVLPGVKAEDAGRYTCQAENRLGAQSRSLDLSVQYAPENLRVVVSQANRTDPPQLLGPSCSWEDQGLHCSCSSRAQPAPSLRWRLGEGLLEGTSSNASYMVNSSSAGPWANSSLSLSEGLSSGLSLSCEAQNVHGAQSARVLLLPGEKKLLSKGVFVAIGLMTLLFLCLIPIAVKTLRKKRTQAEVPAPAPAAPAAPAAPAPGETLRSRLSRRSTILDYINVIPKPGLLAQKRKANPSSPSRPPPPDAHPQESRHKQKQPYYISYSCPGPKASTQDAEYENNQEELHYAVLNFPGHRPWETQGSKDAHSDYAEIQLH from the exons ATGCATCAGTACCCCCCGGGGCTCAGCTTCCGCCTTCTGCCAGTGCCTAAGGCCAGCCACAGCGTCCTGCCCCAGAGCAGGTCCAAGATGCTCCTGCCGCTACTCTTGGCTGTGCTGTGGGGCG GGTCAGGGGCTCTGTACCCCAAATTCCAGCTGCAAGTGCCGAAGTTCGTGAGTGTGCAGGAAGGCTTGTGCGTGGTCGTGTCCTGCTCCTTGATCACCTATCCTCCAAGAGGCTGGACTCACGCCACCCCAGCTCACGGCTACTGGTTCAGAGACCCGGCCAACACACACACTGATCCACCAGTGGCCACAAACAAGCCAGACCAAAAGGTGCGAAAAGACACCCAGGGCCGATTCCAGCTCCTTGGCAATCTCAGCCAGAGTTGCTCTTTGCTGATCAGAGACGTACAGATGGAGGACGCAGCATCGTACTTCTTTCGGTTGGAGAGAGGCAGTTATGTCCAATATAATTTCAAGGAGAACATGTTCTACCTAGAGGTGACAG CCCTGACACAGAAGCCAGAGGTCTACATACCAGAGACCCTAGAGCCTGGGCACCAGGTGACACTCATCTGTGTGTTTAACCGGATCATCGAGGAATGCCCAGCCCCTACTTTCTCCTGGACGGGGGCTGCCGTCTCCTCCCATGGGGCAGGGCCAAGGACCTCCTACTTCTCAGCGCTCACCCTCACACCCAGACCCCAGGATCACGGCACTGAGCTCACCTGTCGAGTGGACTTCTCCAGAAAGGGTGTGAGCACAGAGAAAACGGTCCGACTTAGCGTGGCCT ACGCCCCCAGGGACCTGGTTGTCAGCACTTCCCGGGCCAATGTGTCAGGTACCAAGGGCCTGTTGAAGGTGTCGGGGCATGGGGGAATGGTGGTCCTCCTGCAGcccttctgctttctctctgcctctctctctgcagcCCTGGAGCCGTGGGGAAACAGCCCACATCTGGAAGTCCAGAAAGGCCAGTTCCTGCGGCTGCTCTGTGCCGCTGATAGCCTGCCCCTCGCCACCCTGAGCTGGTCCCTGGAGGACAGAGTCCTCTCTTGGTCCCACCCCTCCGGCTCCAGAACCCTGGAGCTGGTGCTGCCGGGGGTGAAGGCTGAGGATGCAGGCCGCTACACCTGCCAAGCCGAGAACAGGCTTGGCGCTCAGAGCCGCAGCCTGGACCTCTCTGTGCAGT ATGCCCCAGAGAACCTGAGAGTGGTGGTCTCCCAAGCAAACAGGACAG accCCCCACAGCTGTTGGGAccctcctgctcctgggaggaccAGGGTCTGCACTGCAGCTGCTCCTCCCGGGCCCAGCCGGCCCCCTCCCTGCGCTGGCGGctaggggaggggctgctggaggggaCCTCCAGCAACGCCTCCTACATGGTCAACTCCAGCtcggctgggccctgggccaacagctccctgagcctcagtgaggGGCTCAGCTCTGGCCTCAGCCTCAGCTGCGAGGCTCAGAATGTCCACGGGGCCCAGAGCGCCAGGGTCCTGCTGCTGCCAG gtgaaaagaaacttctcTCCAAGGGAGTGTTTGTAGCAATTGGCCTTATGaccctccttttcctctgcctcatCCCGATCGC CGTGAAGACTTTGCGGAAGAAACGGACCCAGGCAGAGGttccggccccggccccggccgccCCGGCGGCCCCGGCGGCCCCGGCCCCGGGAGAGACTCTGCGGTCCAGACTCTCACGGAGGAGCACGATTCTGGATTACATCAACGTGATCCCTAAACCTGGCCTCCTA GCTCAGAAACGGAAAGCCAATCCAAGCAGTCCTTCCCGGCCCCCTCCGCCAGATGCTCACCCCCAGGAATCCAGGCATAAGCAGAAGCAGCCCTATTACATTTCCTACAGTTGTCCAGGACCCAAAGCCTCCACTCAAGATGCAGAGTATGAGAACAACCAAGAGGAGCTCCATTATGCTGTCCTCAACTTTCCAGGCCACAGGCCCTGGGAGACTCAGGGGTCCAAGGATGCCCACTCGGACTATGCAGAAATCCAGCTCCATTGA
- the LOC102519870 gene encoding sialic acid-binding Ig-like lectin 10 isoform X1: protein MHQYPPGLSFRLLPVPKASHSVLPQSRSKMLLPLLLAVLWGGSGALYPKFQLQVPKFVSVQEGLCVVVSCSLITYPPRGWTHATPAHGYWFRDPANTHTDPPVATNKPDQKVRKDTQGRFQLLGNLSQSCSLLIRDVQMEDAASYFFRLERGSYVQYNFKENMFYLEVTALTQKPEVYIPETLEPGHQVTLICVFNRIIEECPAPTFSWTGAAVSSHGAGPRTSYFSALTLTPRPQDHGTELTCRVDFSRKGVSTEKTVRLSVAYAPRDLVVSTSRANVSGTKGLLKVSGHGGMVVLLQPFCFLSASLSAALEPWGNSPHLEVQKGQFLRLLCAADSLPLATLSWSLEDRVLSWSHPSGSRTLELVLPGVKAEDAGRYTCQAENRLGAQSRSLDLSVQYAPENLRVVVSQANRTVLENFRNGTSLVVLEGQSLRLLCVTHSNPPARLSWARGGQTLSPSQPSDPGVLELPQIQTEHEGEFTCQAQNPLGSQYLSLSLSVVYPPQLLGPSCSWEDQGLHCSCSSRAQPAPSLRWRLGEGLLEGTSSNASYMVNSSSAGPWANSSLSLSEGLSSGLSLSCEAQNVHGAQSARVLLLPGEKKLLSKGVFVAIGLMTLLFLCLIPIAVKTLRKKRTQAEVPAPAPAAPAAPAAPAPGETLRSRLSRRSTILDYINVIPKPGLLAQKRKANPSSPSRPPPPDAHPQESRHKQKQPYYISYSCPGPKASTQDAEYENNQEELHYAVLNFPGHRPWETQGSKDAHSDYAEIQLH from the exons ATGCATCAGTACCCCCCGGGGCTCAGCTTCCGCCTTCTGCCAGTGCCTAAGGCCAGCCACAGCGTCCTGCCCCAGAGCAGGTCCAAGATGCTCCTGCCGCTACTCTTGGCTGTGCTGTGGGGCG GGTCAGGGGCTCTGTACCCCAAATTCCAGCTGCAAGTGCCGAAGTTCGTGAGTGTGCAGGAAGGCTTGTGCGTGGTCGTGTCCTGCTCCTTGATCACCTATCCTCCAAGAGGCTGGACTCACGCCACCCCAGCTCACGGCTACTGGTTCAGAGACCCGGCCAACACACACACTGATCCACCAGTGGCCACAAACAAGCCAGACCAAAAGGTGCGAAAAGACACCCAGGGCCGATTCCAGCTCCTTGGCAATCTCAGCCAGAGTTGCTCTTTGCTGATCAGAGACGTACAGATGGAGGACGCAGCATCGTACTTCTTTCGGTTGGAGAGAGGCAGTTATGTCCAATATAATTTCAAGGAGAACATGTTCTACCTAGAGGTGACAG CCCTGACACAGAAGCCAGAGGTCTACATACCAGAGACCCTAGAGCCTGGGCACCAGGTGACACTCATCTGTGTGTTTAACCGGATCATCGAGGAATGCCCAGCCCCTACTTTCTCCTGGACGGGGGCTGCCGTCTCCTCCCATGGGGCAGGGCCAAGGACCTCCTACTTCTCAGCGCTCACCCTCACACCCAGACCCCAGGATCACGGCACTGAGCTCACCTGTCGAGTGGACTTCTCCAGAAAGGGTGTGAGCACAGAGAAAACGGTCCGACTTAGCGTGGCCT ACGCCCCCAGGGACCTGGTTGTCAGCACTTCCCGGGCCAATGTGTCAGGTACCAAGGGCCTGTTGAAGGTGTCGGGGCATGGGGGAATGGTGGTCCTCCTGCAGcccttctgctttctctctgcctctctctctgcagcCCTGGAGCCGTGGGGAAACAGCCCACATCTGGAAGTCCAGAAAGGCCAGTTCCTGCGGCTGCTCTGTGCCGCTGATAGCCTGCCCCTCGCCACCCTGAGCTGGTCCCTGGAGGACAGAGTCCTCTCTTGGTCCCACCCCTCCGGCTCCAGAACCCTGGAGCTGGTGCTGCCGGGGGTGAAGGCTGAGGATGCAGGCCGCTACACCTGCCAAGCCGAGAACAGGCTTGGCGCTCAGAGCCGCAGCCTGGACCTCTCTGTGCAGT ATGCCCCAGAGAACCTGAGAGTGGTGGTCTCCCAAGCAAACAGGACAG TCCTGGAAAACTTCAGGAATGGCACATCCCTTGTGGTCCTGGAGGGCCAAAGCCTGCGTCTGCTCTGTGTCACTCACAGCAACCCCCCAGCCCGGCTGAGCTGGGCCCGAGGGGGACAGACTctgagcccctcccagccctcagaccCTGGGGTCCTGGAACTGCCTCAGATACAAACAGAGCACGAAGGAGAATTCACCTGCCAAGCTCAGAACCCGCTGGGCTCCCAGtatctctctctgagcctctctgtggTCT accCCCCACAGCTGTTGGGAccctcctgctcctgggaggaccAGGGTCTGCACTGCAGCTGCTCCTCCCGGGCCCAGCCGGCCCCCTCCCTGCGCTGGCGGctaggggaggggctgctggaggggaCCTCCAGCAACGCCTCCTACATGGTCAACTCCAGCtcggctgggccctgggccaacagctccctgagcctcagtgaggGGCTCAGCTCTGGCCTCAGCCTCAGCTGCGAGGCTCAGAATGTCCACGGGGCCCAGAGCGCCAGGGTCCTGCTGCTGCCAG gtgaaaagaaacttctcTCCAAGGGAGTGTTTGTAGCAATTGGCCTTATGaccctccttttcctctgcctcatCCCGATCGC CGTGAAGACTTTGCGGAAGAAACGGACCCAGGCAGAGGttccggccccggccccggccgccCCGGCGGCCCCGGCGGCCCCGGCCCCGGGAGAGACTCTGCGGTCCAGACTCTCACGGAGGAGCACGATTCTGGATTACATCAACGTGATCCCTAAACCTGGCCTCCTA GCTCAGAAACGGAAAGCCAATCCAAGCAGTCCTTCCCGGCCCCCTCCGCCAGATGCTCACCCCCAGGAATCCAGGCATAAGCAGAAGCAGCCCTATTACATTTCCTACAGTTGTCCAGGACCCAAAGCCTCCACTCAAGATGCAGAGTATGAGAACAACCAAGAGGAGCTCCATTATGCTGTCCTCAACTTTCCAGGCCACAGGCCCTGGGAGACTCAGGGGTCCAAGGATGCCCACTCGGACTATGCAGAAATCCAGCTCCATTGA
- the LOC102519870 gene encoding sialic acid-binding Ig-like lectin 10 isoform X2 produces the protein MHQYPPGLSFRLLPVPKASHSVLPQSRSKMLLPLLLAVLWGGSGALYPKFQLQVPKFVSVQEGLCVVVSCSLITYPPRGWTHATPAHGYWFRDPANTHTDPPVATNKPDQKVRKDTQGRFQLLGNLSQSCSLLIRDVQMEDAASYFFRLERGSYVQYNFKENMFYLEVTALTQKPEVYIPETLEPGHQVTLICVFNRIIEECPAPTFSWTGAAVSSHGAGPRTSYFSALTLTPRPQDHGTELTCRVDFSRKGVSTEKTVRLSVAYAPRDLVVSTSRANVSALEPWGNSPHLEVQKGQFLRLLCAADSLPLATLSWSLEDRVLSWSHPSGSRTLELVLPGVKAEDAGRYTCQAENRLGAQSRSLDLSVQYAPENLRVVVSQANRTVLENFRNGTSLVVLEGQSLRLLCVTHSNPPARLSWARGGQTLSPSQPSDPGVLELPQIQTEHEGEFTCQAQNPLGSQYLSLSLSVVYPPQLLGPSCSWEDQGLHCSCSSRAQPAPSLRWRLGEGLLEGTSSNASYMVNSSSAGPWANSSLSLSEGLSSGLSLSCEAQNVHGAQSARVLLLPGEKKLLSKGVFVAIGLMTLLFLCLIPIAVKTLRKKRTQAEVPAPAPAAPAAPAAPAPGETLRSRLSRRSTILDYINVIPKPGLLAQKRKANPSSPSRPPPPDAHPQESRHKQKQPYYISYSCPGPKASTQDAEYENNQEELHYAVLNFPGHRPWETQGSKDAHSDYAEIQLH, from the exons ATGCATCAGTACCCCCCGGGGCTCAGCTTCCGCCTTCTGCCAGTGCCTAAGGCCAGCCACAGCGTCCTGCCCCAGAGCAGGTCCAAGATGCTCCTGCCGCTACTCTTGGCTGTGCTGTGGGGCG GGTCAGGGGCTCTGTACCCCAAATTCCAGCTGCAAGTGCCGAAGTTCGTGAGTGTGCAGGAAGGCTTGTGCGTGGTCGTGTCCTGCTCCTTGATCACCTATCCTCCAAGAGGCTGGACTCACGCCACCCCAGCTCACGGCTACTGGTTCAGAGACCCGGCCAACACACACACTGATCCACCAGTGGCCACAAACAAGCCAGACCAAAAGGTGCGAAAAGACACCCAGGGCCGATTCCAGCTCCTTGGCAATCTCAGCCAGAGTTGCTCTTTGCTGATCAGAGACGTACAGATGGAGGACGCAGCATCGTACTTCTTTCGGTTGGAGAGAGGCAGTTATGTCCAATATAATTTCAAGGAGAACATGTTCTACCTAGAGGTGACAG CCCTGACACAGAAGCCAGAGGTCTACATACCAGAGACCCTAGAGCCTGGGCACCAGGTGACACTCATCTGTGTGTTTAACCGGATCATCGAGGAATGCCCAGCCCCTACTTTCTCCTGGACGGGGGCTGCCGTCTCCTCCCATGGGGCAGGGCCAAGGACCTCCTACTTCTCAGCGCTCACCCTCACACCCAGACCCCAGGATCACGGCACTGAGCTCACCTGTCGAGTGGACTTCTCCAGAAAGGGTGTGAGCACAGAGAAAACGGTCCGACTTAGCGTGGCCT ACGCCCCCAGGGACCTGGTTGTCAGCACTTCCCGGGCCAATGTGTCAG cCCTGGAGCCGTGGGGAAACAGCCCACATCTGGAAGTCCAGAAAGGCCAGTTCCTGCGGCTGCTCTGTGCCGCTGATAGCCTGCCCCTCGCCACCCTGAGCTGGTCCCTGGAGGACAGAGTCCTCTCTTGGTCCCACCCCTCCGGCTCCAGAACCCTGGAGCTGGTGCTGCCGGGGGTGAAGGCTGAGGATGCAGGCCGCTACACCTGCCAAGCCGAGAACAGGCTTGGCGCTCAGAGCCGCAGCCTGGACCTCTCTGTGCAGT ATGCCCCAGAGAACCTGAGAGTGGTGGTCTCCCAAGCAAACAGGACAG TCCTGGAAAACTTCAGGAATGGCACATCCCTTGTGGTCCTGGAGGGCCAAAGCCTGCGTCTGCTCTGTGTCACTCACAGCAACCCCCCAGCCCGGCTGAGCTGGGCCCGAGGGGGACAGACTctgagcccctcccagccctcagaccCTGGGGTCCTGGAACTGCCTCAGATACAAACAGAGCACGAAGGAGAATTCACCTGCCAAGCTCAGAACCCGCTGGGCTCCCAGtatctctctctgagcctctctgtggTCT accCCCCACAGCTGTTGGGAccctcctgctcctgggaggaccAGGGTCTGCACTGCAGCTGCTCCTCCCGGGCCCAGCCGGCCCCCTCCCTGCGCTGGCGGctaggggaggggctgctggaggggaCCTCCAGCAACGCCTCCTACATGGTCAACTCCAGCtcggctgggccctgggccaacagctccctgagcctcagtgaggGGCTCAGCTCTGGCCTCAGCCTCAGCTGCGAGGCTCAGAATGTCCACGGGGCCCAGAGCGCCAGGGTCCTGCTGCTGCCAG gtgaaaagaaacttctcTCCAAGGGAGTGTTTGTAGCAATTGGCCTTATGaccctccttttcctctgcctcatCCCGATCGC CGTGAAGACTTTGCGGAAGAAACGGACCCAGGCAGAGGttccggccccggccccggccgccCCGGCGGCCCCGGCGGCCCCGGCCCCGGGAGAGACTCTGCGGTCCAGACTCTCACGGAGGAGCACGATTCTGGATTACATCAACGTGATCCCTAAACCTGGCCTCCTA GCTCAGAAACGGAAAGCCAATCCAAGCAGTCCTTCCCGGCCCCCTCCGCCAGATGCTCACCCCCAGGAATCCAGGCATAAGCAGAAGCAGCCCTATTACATTTCCTACAGTTGTCCAGGACCCAAAGCCTCCACTCAAGATGCAGAGTATGAGAACAACCAAGAGGAGCTCCATTATGCTGTCCTCAACTTTCCAGGCCACAGGCCCTGGGAGACTCAGGGGTCCAAGGATGCCCACTCGGACTATGCAGAAATCCAGCTCCATTGA